GCTGGTGCACCGGGAGCTCGCGCAGGCGCGGGGTTGGCAGGTCGGCTCCCCGGTCACCGTCCGGGGGCGCCCGTTCCGGGTGGTCGCGGTGGTCGCCGACGACACGCCCGCCATGGCCGCCAGTGGTGCACCCGCCGGGCACGTCATCGAGATGGCCGACGCCGATTTCGCCGCGCTCTTTCCCGACCAGCGGGCCTTCCTGGCCGAGGCGGACCCAGCGGCCGGAGTGAGCGCCGAGCGGGCCCGGGACGCGATCGAGGCGGTGCTGGCCCGCTACCCGACGGTGAACCTGATGGACCAGGGCGCGTACAAGAAGATGCTCACCGACACCGTGGACATGTTGCTGGCCTTCGTCACCGCGCTGCTCGGCCTCGCCGTGGTGATCGCCCTGTTCGGCGTGGCGAACACGCTGAGCCTGTCGGTGGTGGAGCGCACCCGGGAGAACGCGGTGCTGCGGGCGGTCGGGCTGACCCGGGGCCGGATGCGGGCCATGCTCGCCGTGGAGGTGGTGCTGGTGGCGCTGGTCGGCGCGGTGCTCGGAGTCGGGCTGGGCACCGGGGTCAGCGCCGCCGCCATGGCCCTGCTGGCCCGCCTGGGCGGGGACTTCCACGTGGTGCTGCCGCTCGGCCAACTCGGGCTGATTCTCGGCGGCGCGGTTCTGGCCGCCCTGCTCGTGTCGGTGCTGCCGGCCCGCCGGGCGCTGTCCCGGCCGGTCGTCGAGGCGCTCGGCGACTAGCAACCGGGCGGCGACGCGGAGGGACAGCCGCCGGCCGGCCCCGCCGTCTTCCCCGGCGGCGGGACCGGCCAGCGGTGCCGGGCCTACAGAAGCTCGACCATCGGGCCGGAGCACCGGTTGCGGGTGTCGAAGACGTAGCGGGCGTGCCGGACCACCAGGTCGTAGTCGAAGCTGTCGTGGTCGGTGACCACCACCACCGCGTCGGCGGCCCGCACCTCCCGCTCGGTCAGCCCGACCACGGTCACCCCGGCGGGGATCTGGTGCGCCTCGGCGTACGGCTCGACCGCGTGGACCTGGGCACCGAGGGCAACCGGCGGGCCACGTCGACCGCGGGGGAGTCCCGCATGTCGCCGGTGTTCTTCTTGTACGCCAGCCCGAGCAGCAGCAGCCGGGCACCACTGACCGACCGGCCGGCCTTGTTCAGCCCTGCCATGATCCGCTGCGCGACGTGCTCGGGCATCTCGTGGTTGACGTCGTTGGCCAGCTCGATGAACCGGAACTGCCGGCCCAGGCGGCGCTTCACCTGCCAGGACAGGTAGCACGGGTCGATCGGCAGGCAGTGCCCGCCGACGCCGGGGCCGGGGCGGAACGGCAGAAAGCCGAACGGCTTGGTCTCGGCGGCATCGATCGCCTGCCAGACGTCGATGTCCAGGTGGTGCGAGAGCATGGTCAGCTCGTTGATCAGCGCGATGTTGACCTGGCGGAAGGTGTTCTCGATCAGCTTGGTCAGCTCGGCGACCTGGGTCGAGTCGACCGGCACGGTGCGCTCCACGAGGCGCCGGTAGAACCCGTCCACCCGGGCCAGCGACGCCTGATCCACGCCCGAGACCACCTTCGGGGTGTTCTCCAGCCGCCAGGTCGGGTTGCCGGGGTCGATCCGCTCCGGGCTGTAGCCGAGGTGGAAGTCGCCGGGGCTCTGCAGCCCGCTGGCCGATTCCAGCAGCGGACGCAGCAGCTCCTGCGTGGTGCCCGGGTAGGTGGTCGACTCCAGGATCACCGTGCTGCCCGGCCGCACGTACGGGCCGATGCCGACGCCGGCCTGCTCGACGAAGCTCAGGTCGGGGGTTCCGTCGCGCAGTGGGGTGGGCACGGTGATGACGCAGAATTCGAAGCCCTCGGCATCGGTGTACGCGGTGCTGGGGTGGTACCGCCCACTGCCCAGCGCCCGGCCCAGCCGGTCGGTCGGGATGTCCTCGACGAACGATTCGCCGGACGCGAGACGCTTCACCCGGTCGGCGTCGACGTCGAGGCCGACGACGTCCAGCCCCGCCTCCACGGCACGCATGGCCAGCGGCAGTCCGACGTACCCCTGGCCGATCACGACCAGCTTCTCAGCACTCACCCGGGCTCCTGCGGCAGATGGTGGAAATGACCTGCTGAGAGCCTAGAGGGGTCTTCGGTGCCGTAAGTCCGTTTTGGTGATACCGGTGCTGGTGGGGCTGATGAGCGGCAGTGGTCCGCTCAGCTGCCCGGCGGTGCCCCTGGTTCGGCCGGCGGGCTCGTGGTGGGGGTCGGCTCGACCGGCGTCGGGTCGGTCGTCGGGCCGCCCGTCGGGTCGGTCGTCGGGGGCGTGGTGGCGCTCGGCGACGGCGACGACGGGCTCGCCGTCTGGCTGGGCTGTGTGCTCGGCGTCGCGCTCACCGAGGCCGACGGGATGTTCTGGGGGGCGTGCGGCCGGTCCGGCCGGGTCGGATTCGTGATCTGCTCGTTCGCCGCCGGCAGGTCAACCTGGTCGGTCGGCGCCACGGTCGGCGAGGTGGTGGGCAGCTTGACCGCCGGGGCGTCCGCGTTCTTCGCCGCGCCCAGCGCCGTCACCAGGCCAGTCACGGCCACGAGCACGGTCGCCGCCGCGCCAACCAGCGCGCCCCGTCGACCGCGTCGACCGCCCGCCGGGGCGACCGCCGCGCCGACCGGCACGTCGGTACGGGTGCCCGGCCCGGCGTCGCGCAGCGGGACCGACGCCGCCATCGCAGTGGGCGGCTCCCCACCGGTCACCGCGGTCCGGGCCGCCTCGGCCATCGCCGCGCCACTGGTGAACCGCTCGAGCGGATCCTTGGCCAGTGCCCGGGACACCAGAGCGCGGACCGCCTCCGGAATCTCGTGCGGCAGCTCCGGCGGCTCGTCGTCCAGATGCCGGACGGCGACCTGGAGCGGGTTGTCGCCGGTGAACGGCGGACCGCCGGTGAGGCAGCAGTACGCGACCGCGCCGAGGGCGTAGATGTCGGTGGCACCGCTGACCGGCCGGCCGGCGGCCTGCTCGGGCGCCATGTAGAGGGCGGTGCCCGGCACCGCGTTGGTGCTGGTGATGCTGGTGACATTGGTGGAGCGGGCCACCCCGAAGTCCACCAGGACGACGGTGCCGTCCTCGTGAACCAGTAGGTTGCTGGGCTTGACGTCGCGGTGCACGATGCCACCGCGGTGCGCCGCGTTCAGCGCCCGGGCCGCCTGAGCCACGATCGACATCGTCTCGGTCACGTCGAGTCGGCCGGCCGACTCGATCCGCTTGGACAGCGGCTCGCCGTCGACGAACTCCATGACCAGGTAGTCCGCCCGGCTGCCGTCGGGCAGGTCGTCCTCGCCACAGTCGTAGACCTGCACGATGCCCGGGTGCCGCAGGGCCGCCATGATCCGCGCCTCGGCCCGGAACCGGGCGATGAAATCGGGGTCGGAGACCAGCGCCGGCAGCAGGACCTTGACCGCGACCTGCCGGCCGAGGACCAGGTCAGTGCCACGCCAGACGTCGCCCATGCCGCCGGTGGCGACACGTTCGTCCAGGCGGTATCTACCGCTGAGCACGACCTCCGATGACAACACAGCATTACCGTACCCAGAGTGGCGCTGAACGGCGCGCTGCGGTTGCTCGGCCGGGCGGTCCATACCACCGGTCCATCCGGTCTGACCTGTGTGGACGTGGTCGGTGTGTGACGAGACAGCGACGCCGTGTGACAAAAGCCGACACGCGGCGGCGTACGCTCGCTCACGACGCCGGAGAATCGTCCCGCGGCGCGCGTAGCGTCCGTAGGCCACCGCGCGTTACGGCAACGCGCCGCCCGAGCCGGTTGATAATTGTCACTCTTCCGTGACACGGTGCCAGCTTGTCGCCCCGTTGCTCCCCCTCCTAGCGTTAGCCCGGCTCAGGCCCGCTCGGGGCAGCGCGTCGACAACCGACCGTCATGGCGCTGGTCCAGACCACCAGCCCCGGCCACCGCGGACCCGGGCGCGATCAGAATCGGCGGAGGGCGGTGCGGTGCGGGAACTGATCCGGCCGACGGTCCGTGCCGTCCGGAACGCCCCGGCGCAACGGATCGGGCCGGGATGTCCCGGACGATCCGTGGTCCGCGGATGAGCGGCGAGCTGTCGGACGCGGTCACCGCGGCGCAGGCCGGAGACGAGGACGCTTTCCGCTTCCTCTACCGCAGCCTCCAGCCCGGCCTGCTGCGCTACCTGACCGCCCTGGTCGGCGCGGATGCCGAGGACGTCGCATCGGAGACCTGGCTGCAGATATCCCGCGACCTGCCCAACTTCACCGGCGGTGAGTTCCGCGCCTGGACCGTGACCATCGCCCGCAACCGGGCGATGGACCACCTGCGCCGGCTGCGTCGGCGACCATCGGTGGCGGTTCCGGTGCAGGCGCTCGCCGAGTTGGCCGACGACGCGGACACCGCCGAGCGGGCCGGCGAGACGGTCGGCACCGAGGCCGCCCTGGCACTGATCGCCACCCTTCCTCCCCGGGAGGCCGAGGCGGTTCTCCTACGGGCCGTGATCGGGCTGGACGCGGAGTCCGCTGGCCGGGTACTGGGCCGCCGGGCCGGTGCCGTCCGGACCGCCGCCCACCGGGGTCTGCGGCGGCTCGCCGCCCTACTCGAACGGCAGGGCCTGGTCGCGCCGTTGCCCGGTGACGAGGGCACGGCGCCGCCGGTGGACGCCGAGGGCACGGTGCGGCCGGTGGACGCCGAGGGCACGGTGCCGCCGGTGGACGCCGAGGGCACCGTGCCGCCGGTCGGTGTCGAGGCGATGCCGCCGCCTCGTCAACGCGGCGGTCGATCCCGGCGGACGTCGCGCGCCGAGCCGGCGGACGGCTGACGTGAGGGGATTCCGGATGAACCCGTACCGGCGGGCCGACCGTGCCGAGACCGAACGACTGCTCGACGCGACCCGCGCCGGCCAGGCCGCCGACCCGGACGCCGCGTCGGCCCAGGTCCGCGCGACCACCCCCGACCGCACGGCGGCCGACCCGGTGGCACGACTGCTCGCCGCGGCCGCCGGCCCGTCCCGGCCCGGGGAGCTGACCGGCGAGGAGGCCGCACTGGCCGCGTTCCGGGCCGCCCAGGTCAACCCGGCGCCGACCGTGGCCCGCCGGCCACACCGCCGCCGGGCGACCACCGGCGCGGTGGCCTGGATCGGAGCGGTGGCGGCCACCGCCACCGCGGGCGCCGCCTTCGCCGCGGTCCGTCTGGACCGGGCACCGGACCCGGTGCCACCGGCGCCGAGCAGCCCGTCGTCCAGCCCTTCCGACGTCGAGGCGACCGCGTCCGGTGATCGCACCGCCGCGCCCAGCCGGTCGGTGGCGCCGCCGCCCGGCATGCCATCCGCTTCCAGCACCCCGTCGGCCGCTGGCGAAGCGCCCGCCGGGCAGCTGCGGGGGTTGTGCCGCGCATGGCTGGCCAAGAAGCCCGACCAGCGGGAGAAGGCGCTGCGTACGCCGGCCTTCCAGAACCTGGTGACCGCCGCCGGCGGCGCTGGCGAGGTCGAGGCGTACTGCCAGCGGCTGGTGCCCGAGGCGGAGCCGACCACGTCGGCGAAGGTCAAGCCGTCACCGACCGGCGAGCCCGCCCAGGGGTGAGCGTCCGACCGGCGGGGCGGTTCGTTCCGCCCTGCACCGGGAAATTCGTCTGTTAGACAGAGGTTGGTGGCGCCGTCGACGCCCCCGACGGTGTCGGTGGGCGGGTTTACGGTGGCACAGTATCCCGGAGCCGGCACACGGAGAGGGGGCCACGACCGGTGGTGATGTCACCCGAGCTGGACCGCAGCGCCATCCTGCACGAGTCCGCCGCCGCAAACCGACACCTCGCCCGGATCTGCTTCAAGACCGGCCCACCCACCCGCACCGGCGTCGAACTGGAATGGACCGTGCACGACGCCGCCGATCCTGCCCGACCCGTCGACCCGACGCGGCTGCGGGCGGCGCTGGGGCGGCACAGCCCCGTCACGCTGGACGCCACCAGCCCGGCCGAGCCGCTGCGATACGGCGGCACGGTGACCTTGGAGCCGGGCGGCCAGTTGGAGATCTCCACCCCACCCCGCCCCTCGGTCGCCGCGCTGATCCAGGCCACCGAGGCCGACATCGCCCAGGTCACCGACCTGCTGGCCGCCGGAGGGCTGGTCCTCGGTCGCAGTGGCATCGACCCACACCGCCGGCCCCGCCCGGTGGTGGACACCCCCCGCTATCGCGCGATGCGCGGTGCCTTCGACCGGCGTGGCCCGGCCGGCCGCACCATGATGTACAGCACCGCCGGCCTGCAGGTCTGCCTCGACGCCGGCGAGCCGGACCAGGTCGCGGCGCGCTGGGCCGCGGCCCACGCGGTCGGCCCGCCCCTGCTCGCCGCGTTCGCCTCCGCCACCCGGCACGCCGGGCGGCGCACCGGTTGGGCGTCCGCCCGGATGGCCGCCTGGTTGGCCATCGACCCGGCCCGCACCCGACCCGTCTGGGCGGCCGGCCGCCCAGACGAGGACCCGACCGCCGCCTGGATCCGGTACGTGCTCGCCGCGCCACTGCTCTGCCTGCGTCGGCACGGTTCGGACTGGACCGCGCCGCCCGGCGTGACCTTCGCCGACTGGCTTGACGGCGCGCTGCCCCGCCCGCCCACGACCGACGACCTCGACTACCACGTCAGCACGCTCTTTCCGCCGGTGCGGCCGCGCGGCTACCTGGAGCTGCGCTACCTGGACGCTCAGCCCGGTCGGGACTGGCGACTCCCGCTGGCGGTGCTGACCGCCCTGTTCGCCGATCCGGGCACCGTGCGCGCGGCGTACGCGATCGGCGCGCCGGTGGCGCACCGCTGGTCCATGGCGGCCCGGCACGGCCTGGCCGACCCGGCGCTGGCCGTCGCCGCGGCGGCGCTGCTCGACCTGACCCTGACCACCCTGCCCCGGCTGGACCTGCCGGTCGGCATCCACGACGAGATCCAGCGAGGCGTACGGCGGCGGCTGACCGCCGCGGAAAGGGGAGACCGGTGAGTGCGAGGAGTGAGCCGGGGTTGCGAGCCCCGCAGTCGCGAACGAAAGGTGGCGCGGTGACCGCGAGCACGACGGCACACGTCGACGGGGAGCAACTGCGCGGCAGGATCGCGGCGGAGCTGGCGCGGGCCCGCTCCCGCACGGCGCTGCTGACTGAGGTGGTCGACGACGCCGACCTGATGCGCCAGCACTCGCCGCTGATGTCGCCGCTGGTCTGGGACCTGGCCCACGTCGGCAACCAGGAGGAGCTCTGGCTGGTCCGCGACGTCGGGGGCCGCGAGCCGGTCCGGTGCGACATCGACGAGCTGTACGACGCGTTCAAGCAGCCGCGCCGGGACCGTCCCACGCTGCCCCTGCTGCCACCGGCCGAGGCACGCGCCTACCTGGGCACCGTCCGGGACAAGGTGCACGACCTGCTCGACGCGGTGACCTTCAGCGAGCGGCCGTTGGTCGCCGACGGGTTCGCCTTCGGCATGATCGTCCAGCACGAGCAGCAGCACGACGAGACGATGCTCGCTACCCACCAACTGCGCTCGGGGCCGGCGGTGCTGCACGCCCCGCCGCCGCCGGAGCCGCCCGCCCGGGTCGGTGGGGAGGCCCTGGTGCCGGCCGGCCCCTTCACCATGGGCACCGACACCGACCCGTGGGCCCTGGACAACGAGCGCCCCGCGCATCGCGTCGACCTGCCCGCGTACGTCATCGACGCCGCCCCGGTGACCAACGGCGAGTACGAGGGGTTCATCGCCGACGGCGGCTACTCCGACCCGCGCTGGTGGAGCGCCGAAGGGTGGGCGCTCCGGCTCCAGGAGCAGCTCAGCGCGCCGATGCACTGGCGCCGCGATGGCGATGGCTGGGCGTACCGGCGCTTCGGCCGGTGGGACCGGGTCCGCGCCGACGAGCCGGTGGTGCACGTGTGCTGGTACGAGGCGCAGGCGTACGCGGCGTGGGCCGGCAAGCGGCTACCGACCGAGGCGGAGTGGGAGAAGGCGGCCCGCTGGGATCCGGCGACGGGGCGGTCCCGCCGCTACCCCTGGGGTGACGACGACCCGACCGACACGCACGCCAACCTCGACCAACGCCACCTGCGGCCGGCCCCGGTGGGCGCGTACCCGGCCGGTGCCTCACCGCTGGGCGTGCACCAGCTCATCGGCGACGTCTGGGAGTGGACCTCGACGACCTTCGGCGGGCATCCCGGCTTCGCCGCGTTCCCCTACCGGGAATACTCGGAGGTCTTCTTCGGCGACGACTACCGGGTGCTGCGCGGTGGCTCGTTCGGCACCGACCGGTCGGCCTGCCGGGGCACCTTCCGCAACTGGGACTATCCGATCCGCCGGCAGATTTTCAGCGGTTTCCGCTGCGCCCGCGACGCCAGCCCGGACGAGTCGCACCGGTGAGCCGCCGCGCGACCGGCAGGCCCGCTGGCGGGGTGCGCTGATGTGTCGCCACCTGGCCTACCTGGGGCCGCCGGTCACCCTGGCCGAGTTGCTGTTCGACCCCCCGTACTCACTGGTACGGCAGTCCTGGGCGCCCCGCGACATGCGCGGCGGCGGCACGATCAACGCCGACGGGTTCGGCGTCGGCTGGTACCCGAATGAGGGCGAGCCGGTGCGCTACCGGCGGGCCCAGCCGATCTGGAGCGACCCGACCATCGCCCAGCTCGCGGCGGTGACCCGCGCCGGCGCGGTCCTCGCCGCGGTCCGCTCGGCCACCGTCGGGATGGCGGTGCTCGACGGCGCCGCTGCGCCGTTCGCCGAGGGGCGATGGCTGTTCAGCCACAACGGGGTGGTGCGCGGCTGGCCGGACGCCGTGGTGCCGCTCGCCTCCGGTCTGCCGGTGCGCGACCTGCTCACCCTGGACGCCGCCACCGACTCGGCGCTGCTCTGGGCGCTGGTCCGGCAGCGCCTGCGCGCCGGTGTCGACCCGGTCGAGGCGGTCGCGCAGACGGTGGCCGAGGTCGCCGCTGCGGCCCCCGGGTCGCGGCTCAACCTGCTGCTCACCGACGGGCACCGGGTGGTGGCCAGCGTGGCCGGGCACGCGCTGTCGGTGCGCGCGGCGGCGGGCACCGTGCTGCTCGCCTCGGAGCCGCACGACGACGACCCCGGGTGGCGGCCGGTGCCGGAGGGGCACCTGGTCACCGCCACCGCGAGCGAGGTGCGGGCGAGCCCGCTGCCGACCCGGTGAGTCGCACCGGTCGTGCCCCAACGGTTGACCGAGCAGAGAGGAAACACCGATGACCGCGGAGCCGCTGGAGATCTACCTCGAGGAGCAGGACCTGGAGCGGGGCCTGCGCCAGGACGTTCGGGCCGGGCTGAGCGCGGAGGAGAAGTGGCTTCCACCGAAGTGGTTCTACGACGCCCGGGGCAGCGAGCTGTTCGAGGCGATCACCCGGCTGCCCGAGTACTACCCGACCCGGGCCGAGCGGGCCGTGCTGGCCGAGCACGCGCCCGACATCGCGGCGCTCACCGGAGCCAAGACCCTCATCGAGCTGGGCTCCGGCTCGTCGGAGAAGACCCGTCTGCTGCTGGACGCCTTCACCCGTCAGGGCGGGTTGGGCACGTTCGTTCCGCTCGACGTGTCGGTCAGTGCGCTGCTGGGGTCCACCGTGCAGATCGCCGCCGACTATCCAGGGCTACGGGTCCGGGGCATCGTCGGGGACTTCACCCGGCAGCTGGACCGGCTGCCCACCGGGGGCCGCCGGCTGGTGGTGTTCCTCGGCGGCACCATCGGCAATCTCCTGCCGGCCGAGCGGGCCGAGTTCCTGGCCGAGATGCGCGCCGCGCTGGAGGTGGGCGACTGGCTGCTGCTCGGCACCGACCTGGTGAAGGACCCGTCGGTGCTCGTGCCCGCGTACGACGACGCGGCCGGGGTGACGGCGGAGTTCAACCGGAACGTGCTGCATGTGATCAACCGGGAGTTGGGCGCCGATTTCGACCCGGAGGCGTTCGACCACGTCGCCCGCTGGGACCCGGACCATGAGTGGATCGAGATGCGGCTGCGGTCGACCCGGCCGTTGCGGGTCCGGGTGCTGGACCTGACCGTGGAGTTCGCCGCGGGGGAGGAGCTGCGCACGGAGGTGTCGGCGAAGTTCCGCCCGGCGGGGATCGCGGCCGAGTTGGCCGCGGCGGGCTTCACCGCGACGGAGTTCTGGAGCGACCCGGACGGGCTGTTCGGGGTCACGCTGGCCCAGGCGCGGTGAGGCTGTTCACCCACCCGGCCGGCCCCACCGATGATCGGTTAGGCTGGTCGCGCGAAGGGGAGTAGCCCCCAATGTCGTGGTCGACATACTGGTGCGTTCCGCACCCGGCCACGCGGCCCCGGTTTCCGGGGCGGGCGAGACCTTCGACTCAGGCTGTCGTGGCCGGGTCGAGGGCGCCTCTTTTCCTCCTCCCGGCGTGAACGGGAAGGACGTCATGGAGGGTTTCTTCGCCGCGCTGGTGATCAGCTTCGGTGTCATCTTCGTCGCCGAGCTGGGGGACAAGAGCCAGCTGATGGCGCTGACCTTCGCCACCCGGTTCCGGACGATGCCGGTGCTGATCGGCATCACCATCGCCACGGCGGTGGTGCACCTGGCGTCGGTCGCCATCGGCACGGGTCTCGGCGCTGTGCTGCCCACCGACTGGATCTCCCTGGTGGCCGGCCTGGCGTTCCTCGGCTTCGGCGCGTGGACGCTGCGCGGGGACAAGCTCACCGACGAGGAGAAGCGCAAGGCCGAGAAGACCAACAAGACCGCGATCGTCGCGGTGTCCGTGGCGTTCTTCCTGGCCGAGCTGGGTGACAAGACGATGCTCGCCACGATCACCCTGGCCACCCAGTACGGCTGGTTCGGCACCTGGCTCGGCTCCACCGTCGGCATGGTGGCCGCGGACGCGCTGGCCATCCTGGTCGGCCGGCTGCTCGGCCGCCGGCTGCCGGAGAAGGCGATCAAGTACGGCGCCGCGGTGCTCTTCGCCATCTCCGGCCTCTGGTTGATCCTGGAGGCGGTGAGCGAGCTGACCTGAACGCCGCCGACTACCCGCCTCGTTGGCGGGTAACGGCTCCGGGTGGAGCCGGCGGAACTGCTGCGCCACGGCGATGCGGTGCTGGTCGCCGTGGTGGAGGTCGCCGGTGCCGTAGTGATCTTCGTCGGTGCGGTCTGGGCGGCGGTGCGGTTCGTGGTCGAGGGGCTGCGACACCGCACCGCCGCTGTCTTCACCCCGATCCGGCTCACCCTGGGCCGATTCCTGACCCTCGGCCTGGAGTTCCAGCTGGCGGCCGACGTGCTGCGGACCGCGGTGTCCCCGTCGTTCGACCAGATCGGCCAGCTGGCCGCGATCGCCACGATCCGGACGGCGCTGAACTACTTCCTGGGCCGGGAGATCCGTCAGGAGCAGCGTCAGGTGGCCGAGGCTGAGCACCGGACATGATCGGCGCGCTGGTCACGGCGGTCACCGCGCTGGCCCTCGTCGCCGGTGTGGTCACCGTGCTGAGCACCGGGGCCGGCCGGACCGCCATCCGGGTGCTGTTGGACCTGCTGACCGCGGCTGGCGTGCTCCGGCTCGCGGGCGGGCCGGGCTGGACCGACCTGGCCGGCGCGGCGGCGATCATCGCGCTGCGCCAGCTGCTCTGGGCGGCGCTGGGCGCCGCGCCGCCGTGGTCGCGTCGACAATCCGGACCGCCCGGCGCCGGGGACGATCACCACCTACCGTTGGCGGTACGAGGCGAAACCGGTGCACGCGGGAGGACGACCACATGAGCAGGCACGACGAACCGAACGAGTACGGCTTCGCCGGCGGTGCCACCGCTCCCGAGCCGCAGCCTGGCGGGAAGCCCGACGAGCAGGATCAGGCCGAGGAGGTGGCGGTGCCCGGTGACGACCTCACCGAACCGGCGGCCGAGGCGCTGTCCGAGGAGACCGAGGAGCGCCGGCCCGTCGAACGCGGCCGCTGACCGCCGGCGGGGCCGGGTCCCGGGCTGAGGCCGACCGCGGGGCGGGTAGCCCGGTCGACCGCCGGGTGCGCGTCCCGGTCAGCCGTCGCCCTTCCGCTGGTAGACGTCGGGCACGCCGTCGCCGTCGGCGTCCAGCCGCTCGCGCTCCGCCACCCGGCGGTACGCGGCGTTGCGGCGGGCCAGCACCGTGGCGGCCAGTCCGGCGGAGATCACCGAACCGGCCAGGACGGCGGCCTTGACCCGGTCGTCGGCCGTGCTGCCGACGCCGAACGCCAGGTCGCCGATGAGTAGCGACACGGTGAACCCGACGCCGGCCAGCAGGGCGATCCCGAGCAGGTCGGACCAGGTGATGTCCTCGTCCAGTTCAGCTCGGGTGAACCGGGCCAGCAGGTAGGTCGACCCGAAGATGCCGATGCTCTTGCCGAGCACCAGGCCGGCGACGATGGCGATCACCACCGGGTCGGTCACCAGGGCGCCCAGGTCGGTGCCGTGTAGGGTGACCCCGGCGGCGAACAGGGCGAAGATCGGCACCGCGAAGCCGGCCGACACGGGTCGCCAGCGGTGCTCCAGGTGCGCGGCGAGCCCGCCGGTATCCCCGTTGGCGGGCGGCCGGTCGTCGGTCTGGGCGGCACCCGCCCGACGACGGGTGGTCAGCACCGGCACCGTGAAGCCGAGCAGGACGCCGGCCACCGTGGCGTGCACGCCGGAGGCGTGCACCAGGGCCCAGGCGGCGACCGCGAGTGGGATCAGCGCCCACCACCAGCTACGCCCGCGCTGTACCAGCAGGGCGAAAAGTCCGATCGGTGCCAGCGCGGCCACCAGCGGTACGGGATGGAAGTCGGCGGTGTAGAAGACCGCGATGATGGTGATCGCGAACAGGTCGTCGACCACGGCGAGGGTGAGAAGGAAGGCACGCAGGCCCTGGGGCAGGTGTGAGCTGACCACCGCGAGCACGGCCAGCGCGAAGGCGATGTCGGTGGCGGTCGGGATCGCCCAGCCGCGCAGCCCTTCCCCACCT
The nucleotide sequence above comes from Micromonospora sp. NBC_00389. Encoded proteins:
- a CDS encoding RNA polymerase sigma factor yields the protein MSGELSDAVTAAQAGDEDAFRFLYRSLQPGLLRYLTALVGADAEDVASETWLQISRDLPNFTGGEFRAWTVTIARNRAMDHLRRLRRRPSVAVPVQALAELADDADTAERAGETVGTEAALALIATLPPREAEAVLLRAVIGLDAESAGRVLGRRAGAVRTAAHRGLRRLAALLERQGLVAPLPGDEGTAPPVDAEGTVRPVDAEGTVPPVDAEGTVPPVGVEAMPPPRQRGGRSRRTSRAEPADG
- a CDS encoding serine/threonine-protein kinase — encoded protein: MLSSEVVLSGRYRLDERVATGGMGDVWRGTDLVLGRQVAVKVLLPALVSDPDFIARFRAEARIMAALRHPGIVQVYDCGEDDLPDGSRADYLVMEFVDGEPLSKRIESAGRLDVTETMSIVAQAARALNAAHRGGIVHRDVKPSNLLVHEDGTVVLVDFGVARSTNVTSITSTNAVPGTALYMAPEQAAGRPVSGATDIYALGAVAYCCLTGGPPFTGDNPLQVAVRHLDDEPPELPHEIPEAVRALVSRALAKDPLERFTSGAAMAEAARTAVTGGEPPTAMAASVPLRDAGPGTRTDVPVGAAVAPAGGRRGRRGALVGAAATVLVAVTGLVTALGAAKNADAPAVKLPTTSPTVAPTDQVDLPAANEQITNPTRPDRPHAPQNIPSASVSATPSTQPSQTASPSSPSPSATTPPTTDPTGGPTTDPTPVEPTPTTSPPAEPGAPPGS
- the egtC gene encoding ergothioneine biosynthesis protein EgtC translates to MCRHLAYLGPPVTLAELLFDPPYSLVRQSWAPRDMRGGGTINADGFGVGWYPNEGEPVRYRRAQPIWSDPTIAQLAAVTRAGAVLAAVRSATVGMAVLDGAAAPFAEGRWLFSHNGVVRGWPDAVVPLASGLPVRDLLTLDAATDSALLWALVRQRLRAGVDPVEAVAQTVAEVAAAAPGSRLNLLLTDGHRVVASVAGHALSVRAAAGTVLLASEPHDDDPGWRPVPEGHLVTATASEVRASPLPTR
- the egtD gene encoding L-histidine N(alpha)-methyltransferase, translating into MTAEPLEIYLEEQDLERGLRQDVRAGLSAEEKWLPPKWFYDARGSELFEAITRLPEYYPTRAERAVLAEHAPDIAALTGAKTLIELGSGSSEKTRLLLDAFTRQGGLGTFVPLDVSVSALLGSTVQIAADYPGLRVRGIVGDFTRQLDRLPTGGRRLVVFLGGTIGNLLPAERAEFLAEMRAALEVGDWLLLGTDLVKDPSVLVPAYDDAAGVTAEFNRNVLHVINRELGADFDPEAFDHVARWDPDHEWIEMRLRSTRPLRVRVLDLTVEFAAGEELRTEVSAKFRPAGIAAELAAAGFTATEFWSDPDGLFGVTLAQAR
- the egtA gene encoding ergothioneine biosynthesis glutamate--cysteine ligase EgtA; protein product: MVMSPELDRSAILHESAAANRHLARICFKTGPPTRTGVELEWTVHDAADPARPVDPTRLRAALGRHSPVTLDATSPAEPLRYGGTVTLEPGGQLEISTPPRPSVAALIQATEADIAQVTDLLAAGGLVLGRSGIDPHRRPRPVVDTPRYRAMRGAFDRRGPAGRTMMYSTAGLQVCLDAGEPDQVAARWAAAHAVGPPLLAAFASATRHAGRRTGWASARMAAWLAIDPARTRPVWAAGRPDEDPTAAWIRYVLAAPLLCLRRHGSDWTAPPGVTFADWLDGALPRPPTTDDLDYHVSTLFPPVRPRGYLELRYLDAQPGRDWRLPLAVLTALFADPGTVRAAYAIGAPVAHRWSMAARHGLADPALAVAAAALLDLTLTTLPRLDLPVGIHDEIQRGVRRRLTAAERGDR
- the egtB gene encoding ergothioneine biosynthesis protein EgtB, with translation MTASTTAHVDGEQLRGRIAAELARARSRTALLTEVVDDADLMRQHSPLMSPLVWDLAHVGNQEELWLVRDVGGREPVRCDIDELYDAFKQPRRDRPTLPLLPPAEARAYLGTVRDKVHDLLDAVTFSERPLVADGFAFGMIVQHEQQHDETMLATHQLRSGPAVLHAPPPPEPPARVGGEALVPAGPFTMGTDTDPWALDNERPAHRVDLPAYVIDAAPVTNGEYEGFIADGGYSDPRWWSAEGWALRLQEQLSAPMHWRRDGDGWAYRRFGRWDRVRADEPVVHVCWYEAQAYAAWAGKRLPTEAEWEKAARWDPATGRSRRYPWGDDDPTDTHANLDQRHLRPAPVGAYPAGASPLGVHQLIGDVWEWTSTTFGGHPGFAAFPYREYSEVFFGDDYRVLRGGSFGTDRSACRGTFRNWDYPIRRQIFSGFRCARDASPDESHR
- a CDS encoding nucleotide sugar dehydrogenase, with product MSAEKLVVIGQGYVGLPLAMRAVEAGLDVVGLDVDADRVKRLASGESFVEDIPTDRLGRALGSGRYHPSTAYTDAEGFEFCVITVPTPLRDGTPDLSFVEQAGVGIGPYVRPGSTVILESTTYPGTTQELLRPLLESASGLQSPGDFHLGYSPERIDPGNPTWRLENTPKVVSGVDQASLARVDGFYRRLVERTVPVDSTQVAELTKLIENTFRQVNIALINELTMLSHHLDIDVWQAIDAAETKPFGFLPFRPGPGVGGHCLPIDPCYLSWQVKRRLGRQFRFIELANDVNHEMPEHVAQRIMAGLNKAGRSVSGARLLLLGLAYKKNTGDMRDSPAVDVARRLPSVPRSTRSSRTPRRTRSPPG